Proteins encoded together in one Lathyrus oleraceus cultivar Zhongwan6 chromosome 5, CAAS_Psat_ZW6_1.0, whole genome shotgun sequence window:
- the LOC127085241 gene encoding serpin-ZX: MNLLAESITNLTEVSLSIAKHLFSKQEYKEKNIVFSPLSLQIVLSIIAAGSEGSTQHQLLEFLRSDSTDQLKTLCSQLVSCVLADNTPAGGPLVSFVNGVWVQQSFSLQPSFKEIVVTDFKATLASVDFVTKASEVTKEVNLWAEKETKGLIKNLLPPESVNSSTNLIFANALYFKGAWSSEFDISKTKDNDFYLLNGTSVQVPFMTSKTKQYISAFEGFKVLRLFYKHDDALYKQEDKRNFSIYFYLPDAKDGLLALIEKLASESELLEHTRPIERMSVGDFRIPRFNISFGLETCDILKELGVILPFTEGGLTKMVDSSMGQNLHVSSIHHKSFIEVNEKGTEVAAATSTGVRVTCGRRTKPPPPPIDFVADHPFMFLIREDRSRTILFTGQVLNPLVI, encoded by the exons ATGAATCTCCTCGCTGAATCAATCACCAACCTAACTGAGGTTTCATTGTCCATCGCCAAACATTTGTTCTCCAAACAAGAATATAAAGAAAAGAATATCGTGTTTTCGCCATTGTCGCTCCAAATCGTACTCAGCATCATTGCCGCTGGCTCTGAGGGTTCCACACAACACCAGCTTCTTGAATTCCTCCGATCTGACTCTACCGACCAACTCAAAACGTTATGCTCTCAACTCGTTTCCTGTGTGCTCGCCGATAACACTCCCGCCGGCGGACCTCTCGTGTCTTTCGTCAATGGTGTCTGGGTTCAACAATCATTTTCTCTTCAACCTTCCTTCAAAGAAATTGTGGTTACCGATTTCAAAGCCACTCTCGCCTCAGTTGATTTCGTAACCAAG GCTTCTGAAGTGACAAAAGAAGTGAATTTATGGGCTGAAAAAGAGACAAAAGGTCTTATAAAGAATCTACTTCCACCTGAGTCTGTTAACAGCTCAACCAACCTTATCTTTGCAAATGCACTATACTTCAAAGGAGCATGGTCGTCAGAGTTTGATATATCAAAAACAAAAGACAATGATTTTTACCTTCTCAATGGCACCTCAGTCCAAGTTCCCTTCATGACAAGCAAGACGAAACAGTATATTAGTGCTTTTGAAGGTTTTAAAGTCCTACGTCTTTTTTATAAGCACGATGATGCTTTATATAAGCAAGAAGATAAGCGTAATTTCTCTATTTACTTTTATCTTCCTGATGCAAAAGATGGATTATTAGCTTTGATTGAAAAGTTAGCTTCTGAATCTGAGTTATTGGAGCATACACGTCCTATAGAGAGAATGAGTGTAGGTGACTTTAGAATTCCAAGGTTCAATATTTCTTTTGGGCTTGAAACTTGTGATATCCTAAAGGAATTAGGAGTGATTTTACCTTTCACTGAAGGAGGTTTGACGAAAATGGTGGACTCTTCTATGGGCCAAAACCTTCATGTTTCCAGCATACACCATAAGTCTTTTATTGAAGTGAATGAAAAAGGAACTGAAGTTGCTGCAGCGACCAGTACAGGAGTTAGGGTTACATGTGGTCGGCGTACGAAACCTCCTCCGCCTCCTATAGACTTTGTAGCTGACCATCCTTTCATGTTTTTGATTAGAGAAGATCGGTCTAGAACAATACTCTTTACTGGACAAGTGCTCAATCCTCTTGTGATTTGA